GGCGCGGTGATCTGCGCGGCGGGCGACGGCCTGGCACCGGCGGACAAGAAGCTCTACGCACTGCGCGACGTGACCGGCACGGTCGAGGCGATCCCCCTGATCGCCTCCTCGATCATGTCCAAGAAGATCGCGGAGGGCACGGGCTCGCTGGTCCTGGACGTGAAGGTGGGCACGGGCGCCTTCATGAAGACGCTGGAGGACGCCCGCGAACTGGCGTCGACGATGGTCGGCCTGGGCACGGACCACGCGGTGAGGACGGTGGCCCTCCTGACGGACATGTCGACGCCGCTCGGCCTGACGGCGGGCAACGCGCTGGAGGTCAGGGAATCGGTCGAGGTCCTCGCCGGCGGCGGCCCTTCCGATGTGGTGGAGCTGACCCTGGCCCTGGCGCGCGAGATGCTCGACGCGGCCGGCGTGAAGGACGCCGACCCGGCGAAGGCCCTGGCCGACGGCTCGGCGATGGACGTCTGGCGCCGAATGATCGCGGCCCAGGGCGGCGACCCGGACGCGGAGTTGCCGGTGGCGCGTGAGCAGCACGTGATCAAGGCCCCGTCCTCGGGCGTCCTGACCCGCCTCGACGCCTACGACATCGGCATCGCCGCCTGGCGCCTGGGCGCCGGACGCGCCCGCAAGGAGGACCCGGTGCAGGCGGGCGCGGGCGTGGAGATGCACGCCAAGCCGGGCGACACGGTGACGGAGGGCCAGCCTTTGCTGACACTCCACACGGACACGCCGGAGCGGTT
The nucleotide sequence above comes from Streptomyces sp. NL15-2K. Encoded proteins:
- a CDS encoding thymidine phosphorylase produces the protein MDAISVIRTKRDRGELSDEQIDWVIDAYTRGEVADEQMSALAMAILLNGMNRREIARWTAAMIASGERMDFSTLSRPTADKHSTGGVGDKITLPLAPLVAACGAAVPQLSGRGLGHTGGTLDKLESIPGWRALLSNEEMLSVLDGAGAVICAAGDGLAPADKKLYALRDVTGTVEAIPLIASSIMSKKIAEGTGSLVLDVKVGTGAFMKTLEDARELASTMVGLGTDHAVRTVALLTDMSTPLGLTAGNALEVRESVEVLAGGGPSDVVELTLALAREMLDAAGVKDADPAKALADGSAMDVWRRMIAAQGGDPDAELPVAREQHVIKAPSSGVLTRLDAYDIGIAAWRLGAGRARKEDPVQAGAGVEMHAKPGDTVTEGQPLLTLHTDTPERFAYALEAVEGSYDIAALGTDFTASPVVLERIA